DNA from Natronocella acetinitrilica:
GGACGTTGCCACTCTGGATCTGGGACAGCATGGGCGCCAGGTTGCCGCAGAAGAAGTCCACATGCCCGCCCGCCACTGCAGTGAGTGCAGGCCCTTCGCCTTGGGCGGGCACATGGGTGGCCGCGCTTTCGGGGTCGCCGACGTCAAGGGCCTCAATCAAGCTCAGGGCCGCGAACTGATTGAGGGAACCAACACCGGAGGAGTTGTAGGTCACGGCACCCGGGTTGTCGCGAATGGCCTCCGCCAGGTCATCAATGCTCTCGTAGGGTTTGCGGGTGCCCGTGACACAGGCGAACGGGTCGCTTGAGAGCAGGCCGATGTAGGTGAACTCGTCGGGATCGTAGGGTACATCCTGCAGTGCGGGCGCGACGGCAAGCACCGCCACCCGGGCCAGAAGGATGGTGTAGCCGTCCGGATTGGCGTTGAAGACATAGTCGGTGCCGACGATGCCTGCTGCGCCGGGGCGGTTCTGCACCACCATGTTGCCGTCCATGTGGCGCTCCGCTGCACGAGCGAACGAGCGGGCAGCAATATCGGACGAGCCACCGGACGCATAGGAGACGACGAATTGAATGGGACGCTCCGGATAGTCGGCCTGCGCTGCGCTGCTGAACGCCATGGCTGCGCCGAGCATGCCCGCTGCCAGCAGCGCGCTACCGCATCGTGTATTGCTTCCAGATATTTGTGTCATTACGTGATCCTCCAAGTCTGTACTCGCAGTGTGTCGTTATCGGTCGTTCTCAGGCGCCGCCGTGTCAGAAGGCTGCCACCTGTCCGTCCGCGCGGCACTCTGATCCGCCGCACAGCACGCCTTCGGCGTTTCTCCATATGATCTGACCGCGCCCGAATCCGGTTTCGTCCGGTGACACGATCACGTTGTGCCCTCTGGCCAGCAGTCCCTGGACCACTTGAGCCGGCATGGATTGCTCCACGCGCACTGTCCGCCCTTCGGTCCATTGCCAGCGCGGTGCGTCCAGTGACGCCTGCGGGTTGAGGCCGTAATTCAGGGAGTTCACCATCATCTGAACATGGCCCTGCGGTTGCATGTAGGCGCCCATCACACCGAATGGGCCGACTGCCTTGCCATCGCGGGTGAGAAAGCCCGGCATGATGGTGTGGTAGGGGCGCTTGCCCGGGCCGACCTCGTTCGGATGGCCGGTCTTGAGCTGAAAACTGTTACCCCGGTTGTGAAGGGCAATACCCGTGCCAGGTACCACCACACCGCTGCCGAACCCAAGATAGTTGGATTGGATGAAGCTCACCATCATGCCGTCCGCGTCAGCGGTGGCCAGATACACCGTGTCTCCCTTGCTGGGCGCGCCGGCTTCCGGATGACATGCCGTCTCGCTGATCTCCTGGCGACGATTGGCGGCGTAGCCGGGGCTCAACAGTTCCTCAGTGCGCACCTGCATGTGGTCCGGGTCACCCACATAGGCCAGTGCGTCCACGAAGGCGAGCTTCATTGCCTCGATCTGCAGGTGGATGCTCTCCACGGTGTCTCTGCTGTCGGGGAGGTCAAGGCCGGAGAGAATGTTCAGCGCTTCAAGCGCGGCAATGGCCTGGGTGTTGGGCGGAATTTCCCAGACTGTGTGCCCGAGATAGTCGGTGCTGATGGGGGTGATCCAGTCGCCACGGTGCACGGCAAGATCCTCTGCCCGCAGATAGCCGCCGGTCTCTCGTGCATGCCGGTCGATGGCGGCTGTAAGGTCACCGGAGTAGAAGTCGCGCGCCGCGCTGGCTGCGATGCGCTCAAGGGTGTGGGCGTGGGCTTCGCTGCGCCAGACACGTCCAGCCTCGGGTGAGAAGCCAGCGGGAAGAAAGGTCTCCTTCCATGCCGCGAACTCCGGTCCGGCCAGATGAGCGAATGTGGCAATGCCCCGGCGCCAGTATTCCGCCACCACAGAGCCCAGAGGGTAGCCGTTTCGGGCGTAGTGGATGGCCGGCTGCATGACGCGCTCAAGAGGCAAGCGGCCAAAGCGAGCATGCACTTCCGCCCACGCCTTTGGAGCGCCCGGCACAGTGACCGACGCCCAGCCAAGTAGAGGCATGGCATCGCCTTCCCCGAGGCCGGTGTTTTCCCGTGTGAGTGCCGCCGGAGAGCGGCCTGATCCGTTATAGGCGTGGAGTTGGCCGTCGTTCCAGATCAGCGCGAATGCATCGCCACCGATGCCGTTCTGACTTGGTTCCACCACGGAAAGCGCCGTCGCGGTGGCAATGGCGGCATCAATGGCATTACCGCCTTCCCGCAACATGGCAAGGCCTGCCTGCGCCGCAAGAGGCTGTGATGTTGCCACCATGCCACCCATGGCATAAACCGGCTCACGTGAGCGGGCATAGGGATTGTCCAATGCGGTCATTACTTCCCCGTATCCGGTTATGGTCGTCATTTGCTGCAAGCAATGAACGCAAGCCGGCCCGAGGTGGCCTCACTCCATGACAATCCTTATCAGGCAGGTTCATTGGGCAGGTGTGAGCCACGTCTGAAGGTCTTGCACGCGTCCTCACGTTTAACGTAGCCGGAGGTGGGGGCGGCGTATAGTGCCAGTGTCTGGTGTGGCATGAGTCCAGCGTCGCGGTAGATGACCCGTTGCCTGTCCAAGCAGTCTGCAGACGAGGTGTGTTTGACCTGCTTGGCGACTTCACTGACTGGGCTGGCATCCGTCTCGCGCAAAATACGAACCACCTTCTCTTCGCTGAATCGACTCTTCCTCATCTGCCACTGCTCCATGGGCCGTGCGCCGTTTGCAGAGGCCACCATCCCAAGTTTCGAATGGTCCGAGAATTGCCAGGCAGGTCACAGTTGATGCAGTCTCTGACCGTGTTCCCCAACTCGTTGATCCTGTCAGAGCGGTTCGGATTTCTCACGACATCTCTCGCGCCCTGATTCACCCGATCAGAAATCCTGTCAGGGGCATTACTCCATGTGCACCCGGCCTGGTTCGCAGGACACCAGGAAAACGCCATCCATGTAGATACATATGTTGACACATACGCCTGCCCCAACTAATGTGGACACATCAGTAGCTGCACACATCGACGCGAGGCTGCCATGAAAAGCGAAATAAAACGCTGGGGGAATAGTGCTGCCGTGCGGCTGTCAAGCAAGATTCTCGCGCAAGCCAAACTTGATGTATCCAGCCCGATCAGTATTGACGTAAAGGCTGGAAAGATCGTCATCGAAGCCGTAGAGAGGGCTCCGCGCAAGGTGAATCTTCCATTCTCTGAAGCCGATCTGCTGGAAGGCCTTGATGCCCGTGGCGCTCACGCGGATGATCTGG
Protein-coding regions in this window:
- a CDS encoding Bug family tripartite tricarboxylate transporter substrate binding protein encodes the protein MTQISGSNTRCGSALLAAGMLGAAMAFSSAAQADYPERPIQFVVSYASGGSSDIAARSFARAAERHMDGNMVVQNRPGAAGIVGTDYVFNANPDGYTILLARVAVLAVAPALQDVPYDPDEFTYIGLLSSDPFACVTGTRKPYESIDDLAEAIRDNPGAVTYNSSGVGSLNQFAALSLIEALDVGDPESAATHVPAQGEGPALTAVAGGHVDFFCGNLAPMLSQIQSGNVRPLLVTSAERLDDIPDVPTVSELGHPELESLVGWSAIVGPPGMDEEAHTYLRDLMATVSEDEEWRETVITAGSIPHVLPPEETIDFVQTQRAGFVDLVERLDLRDD
- a CDS encoding AbrB/MazE/SpoVT family DNA-binding domain-containing protein; translated protein: MKSEIKRWGNSAAVRLSSKILAQAKLDVSSPISIDVKAGKIVIEAVERAPRKVNLPFSEADLLEGLDARGAHADDLAEPSESEMGV
- a CDS encoding gamma-glutamyltransferase family protein; protein product: MTALDNPYARSREPVYAMGGMVATSQPLAAQAGLAMLREGGNAIDAAIATATALSVVEPSQNGIGGDAFALIWNDGQLHAYNGSGRSPAALTRENTGLGEGDAMPLLGWASVTVPGAPKAWAEVHARFGRLPLERVMQPAIHYARNGYPLGSVVAEYWRRGIATFAHLAGPEFAAWKETFLPAGFSPEAGRVWRSEAHAHTLERIAASAARDFYSGDLTAAIDRHARETGGYLRAEDLAVHRGDWITPISTDYLGHTVWEIPPNTQAIAALEALNILSGLDLPDSRDTVESIHLQIEAMKLAFVDALAYVGDPDHMQVRTEELLSPGYAANRRQEISETACHPEAGAPSKGDTVYLATADADGMMVSFIQSNYLGFGSGVVVPGTGIALHNRGNSFQLKTGHPNEVGPGKRPYHTIMPGFLTRDGKAVGPFGVMGAYMQPQGHVQMMVNSLNYGLNPQASLDAPRWQWTEGRTVRVEQSMPAQVVQGLLARGHNVIVSPDETGFGRGQIIWRNAEGVLCGGSECRADGQVAAF